The following coding sequences are from one Mycoplasma mycoides subsp. capri window:
- the rdgB gene encoding RdgB/HAM1 family non-canonical purine NTP pyrophosphatase — translation MDKKIIYLATTNKNKVKEFSEILKDYQIKSLLDIPEYVEIEENKKTFKQNALLKAKHLAKYINGVAIGDDTGICVKALNDFPGIYSKRWAYPLTNHYDICNKLLDKLKHINQLNKRKAYMTTAIALYDAINKKQFVYQARVNGYIDFQVNKSEFGFGYDFIFIPKGYEKAYSLMSSELKNQISARKKAIDRLIQYIDNVK, via the coding sequence ATGGATAAAAAAATAATTTATCTAGCAACAACTAATAAAAATAAAGTTAAAGAATTTAGTGAAATTCTAAAAGATTATCAAATTAAAAGTTTATTAGACATACCAGAATATGTTGAAATAGAAGAAAATAAAAAAACATTTAAACAAAATGCCTTATTAAAAGCAAAACATTTAGCTAAATATATAAATGGAGTTGCAATTGGAGATGATACTGGAATTTGTGTTAAAGCTTTAAATGATTTTCCAGGAATTTATTCTAAAAGATGAGCTTATCCTTTAACAAATCATTATGATATATGTAATAAATTGTTAGATAAACTAAAACATATAAATCAATTAAATAAAAGAAAAGCTTATATGACAACAGCTATTGCTTTATATGATGCAATCAATAAAAAACAATTTGTATATCAAGCTAGAGTTAATGGATATATTGATTTTCAAGTTAATAAAAGTGAATTTGGTTTTGGTTATGATTTTATTTTTATTCCTAAAGGTTATGAGAAAGCTTATTCATTAATGAGTAGTGAGTTAAAAAATCAAATTTCAGCTAGAAAAAAAGCAATAGATAGATTAATACAATATATTGATAATGTAAAATAA